Proteins co-encoded in one Nitratireductor kimnyeongensis genomic window:
- a CDS encoding FAD-dependent oxidoreductase: MTAATNFQTRSAAAFERLFSPFAIGKVELRNRVVFQPHFTALGNLDGLGSDELVAYHEARARGGVGLTIIESQAVHPTGKMSRRFISAWDAAVIPFYRELTSRVHAHGTKIFGQLTHGGHTSLQRPPHILWAPSQMPEPSSHFSTKAMDLEDIAATIDGFAASARNAMEGGFDGIEIKVAHDGLLRSFASPYFNRRTDGYGGSFENRMRFSIEVLEAIKRATSDDFPVGVRICLDEFTTFGYGLDYGLRMAAHLEAGGCVDYMNTDAGSFSSYWMEIPPAAIGAGSFRGHAAALKRQSRLPVIAFGRIAPPTLAEEMLAGGDADLIGFARQLVADPDTAAKLRRGEAHLVRSCIACNDACIYQVGQEKGIRCVHNPAAGRELEIDEPGIGHAARPGKVVVVGGGPAGLKTAEIAARRGHQVTVIERADALGGQLRLAARQPEHAIIAGVASHLEAIIRHLGVTVRTGVEASVELLAAERPDHVVIATGSEPNLPGTSGNAALAMALGRQVLPDIPGLDLPFVHSSDEVMSGAVKLKCRVVVIDNNGHWEGAGTAEYLAEQGCSVEVVTPDAMIGGDIEDGTRTLFYRRAAIKGIVIRHGFVTKAIAPGRVTISPVFSDAGTKGFDRYLLVEGAEQVIDGVDAVVAVIGRRSCEDLYHQCRESPLLAGVTVRRVGDAVAPRLIESNIAEAHAAGLEI; this comes from the coding sequence TTGACTGCAGCCACAAACTTCCAGACGCGTTCCGCTGCCGCATTCGAGAGGCTGTTCAGCCCGTTTGCCATCGGCAAGGTGGAACTCCGCAATCGCGTTGTCTTCCAGCCGCATTTCACCGCGCTCGGAAACCTCGATGGGTTAGGCTCCGACGAACTGGTGGCCTATCACGAGGCCCGGGCACGGGGCGGGGTGGGCCTGACCATCATCGAAAGTCAGGCTGTGCACCCGACGGGCAAAATGTCCCGGCGTTTCATTTCCGCCTGGGATGCCGCCGTGATCCCGTTCTACCGCGAGCTTACCTCGCGGGTTCACGCCCACGGCACGAAGATATTCGGCCAGCTTACCCATGGCGGGCACACCTCGTTGCAACGTCCTCCCCATATCCTGTGGGCGCCGTCGCAGATGCCGGAACCTTCGAGCCATTTTTCAACCAAGGCCATGGACCTGGAGGACATCGCAGCGACCATCGACGGTTTCGCCGCGAGTGCTCGCAACGCCATGGAAGGCGGCTTCGACGGCATCGAGATCAAAGTAGCGCATGACGGCCTTCTGCGCTCCTTTGCCTCTCCCTATTTCAACCGCCGGACCGACGGCTATGGCGGCTCCTTCGAAAACCGCATGCGCTTCTCGATCGAGGTTCTGGAAGCGATCAAGCGTGCGACATCCGACGACTTTCCCGTCGGCGTGCGCATCTGCTTGGACGAGTTCACGACCTTCGGCTACGGGCTCGATTACGGGCTGCGCATGGCGGCGCATCTGGAGGCGGGCGGCTGCGTCGATTACATGAATACCGACGCCGGCTCCTTTTCCAGTTACTGGATGGAAATACCACCGGCGGCAATCGGGGCGGGCAGTTTTCGCGGACACGCGGCTGCCCTCAAGCGCCAGAGCCGGCTGCCCGTTATCGCCTTCGGGCGCATTGCCCCACCCACGCTGGCGGAGGAGATGCTTGCCGGCGGTGATGCCGATCTCATCGGCTTCGCGCGCCAGCTTGTCGCCGATCCCGATACCGCGGCGAAGCTGCGGCGCGGCGAAGCGCATCTGGTGCGCTCCTGCATCGCCTGCAACGATGCCTGCATCTACCAGGTCGGACAGGAGAAGGGCATCCGCTGCGTCCACAATCCGGCGGCTGGTCGCGAACTGGAGATCGACGAACCTGGCATCGGACACGCGGCGCGGCCGGGAAAGGTCGTCGTCGTCGGCGGCGGTCCCGCGGGGCTCAAGACGGCGGAGATCGCGGCGCGGCGCGGCCACCAGGTAACGGTGATAGAACGCGCCGATGCGCTTGGCGGCCAGCTGCGCCTGGCGGCCAGGCAGCCCGAGCACGCCATAATTGCCGGCGTCGCATCGCATCTGGAGGCAATCATCCGTCATCTGGGAGTGACGGTGAGGACCGGGGTCGAAGCGAGCGTGGAATTGCTGGCGGCCGAGCGTCCGGACCATGTCGTCATCGCCACCGGCTCCGAGCCGAACTTGCCAGGCACCTCCGGCAACGCCGCGTTGGCCATGGCGCTCGGGCGTCAGGTTCTGCCGGACATTCCCGGCCTCGACCTACCCTTCGTCCACTCAAGCGATGAGGTGATGTCGGGCGCGGTGAAGCTGAAGTGCCGCGTGGTGGTGATTGACAACAATGGACACTGGGAGGGGGCGGGGACCGCCGAGTACCTGGCCGAGCAGGGATGCAGCGTCGAGGTCGTTACGCCTGATGCCATGATCGGCGGCGATATCGAGGACGGTACGCGGACGCTGTTCTACCGCCGCGCGGCCATCAAGGGCATCGTCATCCGACACGGCTTTGTGACGAAAGCCATCGCGCCCGGTCGCGTCACCATCTCCCCGGTGTTCAGCGACGCCGGCACCAAGGGCTTCGACCGCTACCTGCTCGTGGAGGGGGCGGAACAGGTGATCGACGGCGTGGACGCGGTTGTCGCCGTCATCGGCCGCCGCTCCTGCGAGGACCTGTATCACCAGTGCAGGGAATCGCCGCTTTTGGCCGGGGTGACGGTCCGCCGTGTCGGCGACGCGGTTGCGCCGCGCCTGATCGAGAGCAACATCGCGGAAGCCCATGCGGCAGGCTTGGAAATATAA
- a CDS encoding Gfo/Idh/MocA family protein produces MKPPLRWGVLGTAGIARTQVVPAIQASSNGRVTAIAGRDLSRCEQFASEFAIANVFGTHDALLASPDVDAVYIPLPNSLHGEWAMRAADAGKAVLCEKPLALNALEARRVVDHFADRGVPLMEGFMYRFHPQSLHVLECVRDDLIGDVLEVRAHLSVDIMEHATGNIRFSSAFGGGSLLDMGCYGVNAARRIIGAEPVSVFGRFDVDAESGVDLSASAILEFPGERCALVSSSFKASGQGFYQVIGSTGLLEVPRSFIPGMGSRAAEALVIHVDADGHRKETAFEPVDQYRLMVEAFADAVLSGNPVPNSPEDAVANMRVLDAIAASARSGKREEV; encoded by the coding sequence TTGAAGCCACCACTGCGCTGGGGTGTTCTCGGCACCGCCGGGATCGCCCGTACCCAGGTCGTTCCCGCCATTCAGGCGTCGTCGAACGGTCGCGTGACGGCCATTGCCGGCCGGGACCTGTCGCGCTGCGAACAATTCGCTTCGGAGTTTGCTATCGCGAATGTATTCGGGACCCATGATGCGCTGTTGGCTTCGCCGGACGTCGATGCCGTCTATATTCCGTTGCCAAACAGTCTGCATGGCGAGTGGGCGATGCGGGCGGCCGATGCCGGCAAGGCGGTCCTTTGCGAGAAGCCGCTCGCACTGAATGCCCTCGAAGCACGACGGGTGGTCGATCATTTCGCCGATCGCGGCGTGCCGCTGATGGAAGGCTTCATGTACCGCTTCCATCCGCAGAGCCTGCACGTGCTCGAATGCGTTCGGGACGACCTGATCGGCGACGTGCTGGAGGTGCGGGCGCATCTTTCCGTCGACATCATGGAGCATGCCACTGGAAACATTCGGTTTTCGTCTGCGTTCGGCGGCGGCAGCCTGCTCGACATGGGGTGCTACGGCGTCAATGCCGCGCGCCGGATCATAGGTGCTGAGCCGGTTTCAGTGTTCGGGCGCTTCGATGTCGACGCGGAAAGCGGCGTGGATCTTTCGGCGTCGGCCATACTCGAATTTCCCGGTGAGCGCTGCGCGCTGGTCTCGTCATCCTTCAAGGCGTCGGGGCAAGGTTTCTACCAGGTCATCGGATCGACCGGCCTGCTTGAGGTGCCGCGCTCCTTCATTCCCGGAATGGGCAGCCGCGCGGCCGAAGCGCTGGTGATCCATGTCGATGCCGACGGACATCGCAAGGAAACCGCTTTCGAGCCGGTCGATCAATACAGGCTCATGGTCGAGGCCTTCGCAGACGCGGTCCTTTCGGGAAATCCCGTTCCCAATTCACCGGAGGATGCGGTCGCCAATATGCGGGTGCTCGATGCGATTGCCGCCTCGGCGCGTTCCGGAAAGCGTGAGGAGGTCTGA
- a CDS encoding sugar phosphate isomerase/epimerase family protein — MKYAFNTWAYGSFPSWLPSYELDEVVRRLARIGYDGIEIGCAAPHAWPAYLDAARRRELRSLMEGEGLPAVSLLPAPGGGPGHNPASPLEAERRATMHHYCEVIDLAADLGAGLVLYIAGWQVFGSTREDAYTRSVECLRQISKHAEDCGIVIAIEPTAADSNLIDTPHEALKLMRDSGAENVKVMFDTYHAIYRDDVSADHVRILGDDLVHIHCADANRAAPGDGVVDWFGVLQAARDIGFAGYLTMEIGFHTREADPDNYARRALSYLKGVETQLS; from the coding sequence ATGAAATACGCTTTCAATACGTGGGCTTACGGGAGCTTCCCCTCCTGGCTGCCATCCTACGAACTGGACGAGGTCGTGCGGCGGCTCGCGCGGATCGGTTATGACGGTATTGAGATCGGATGCGCCGCCCCCCATGCGTGGCCGGCATATCTGGATGCCGCGCGCAGGCGCGAGTTGAGGAGCCTCATGGAGGGCGAAGGGCTTCCCGCCGTCAGCCTTCTGCCGGCGCCGGGCGGCGGGCCGGGCCACAACCCCGCCTCGCCGCTGGAAGCGGAGCGGAGGGCCACCATGCATCACTATTGCGAGGTCATCGACCTGGCTGCCGATCTCGGTGCCGGGCTCGTTCTCTATATCGCCGGATGGCAGGTTTTTGGCTCGACGCGCGAAGACGCCTATACCCGCAGCGTCGAGTGCCTCAGACAGATTTCCAAACATGCAGAGGATTGTGGCATCGTGATCGCCATAGAGCCGACGGCGGCCGATTCGAACCTGATAGACACCCCGCACGAGGCGCTCAAACTGATGCGCGACAGCGGTGCAGAGAACGTCAAGGTGATGTTCGACACCTATCACGCCATCTACCGCGACGACGTGTCTGCCGATCACGTGCGCATCCTCGGCGATGATCTGGTTCACATCCACTGCGCGGACGCCAACCGCGCCGCTCCCGGCGACGGCGTGGTCGACTGGTTCGGCGTGTTGCAGGCCGCCAGGGATATCGGTTTTGCCGGGTATCTGACGATGGAGATTGGCTTCCATACGCGCGAAGCCGATCCCGACAATTATGCGCGGCGCGCGCTGTCCTACCTCAAGGGCGTGGAAACGCAGCTTTCCTGA
- a CDS encoding GlcG/HbpS family heme-binding protein: MLATKTTLTIEAAKKIAEACEAAAKKDKLKLVIAIVDDGGHLMLLHRDDGAQVGSVEIATLKARTAVLFQRPTKAFQDVVEGEGRYALLCIPNGIPLDGGVLLKAGDEIIGAIGVSGESDEEDGDIGRIGAAVLV; this comes from the coding sequence ATGCTCGCAACCAAGACGACCCTGACCATTGAAGCCGCCAAGAAGATCGCCGAGGCTTGCGAGGCGGCAGCGAAGAAGGACAAGCTCAAGCTGGTCATCGCGATTGTCGATGACGGTGGTCATCTGATGTTGCTGCACCGCGATGACGGAGCGCAGGTAGGCAGCGTGGAAATTGCCACGTTAAAGGCGCGCACCGCCGTCCTGTTCCAGCGTCCGACCAAGGCGTTCCAGGACGTGGTCGAGGGGGAGGGGCGCTATGCGCTGCTTTGCATCCCCAATGGCATTCCGCTCGATGGGGGCGTGCTGCTCAAGGCCGGCGATGAGATCATTGGTGCGATCGGCGTTTCCGGTGAAAGCGACGAGGAGGACGGCGATATCGGCCGTATCGGAGCCGCCGTCCTGGTGTAG
- a CDS encoding hydroxypyruvate isomerase family protein, protein MTLRFSANLGFLWPDRPLIQRIEAAARAGFKAVEMHWPYDVDAAKVWECCSANGCELLGVNTPLGNAEKGDFGLGAQAGREAEFRDTFVRSADYAREAGASSIHVMAGVVSPDVRERAKAVFIENLAFAVEAAADLTLLLEPINQRDKPGYFYSDISTAADIIAEVGASNVRIMFDVYHVAVSEGDVLTRVQRHLPQIGHVQIAAVPSRCEPDEGEIAYGAIFTALERLGYSGWIGCEYKPRAGTDEGLGWLDALGVSL, encoded by the coding sequence ATGACACTCAGATTTTCCGCCAATCTCGGCTTCCTTTGGCCGGACCGTCCCTTGATCCAGCGTATAGAGGCTGCCGCCCGAGCAGGATTCAAGGCCGTTGAGATGCATTGGCCCTACGATGTCGATGCCGCGAAGGTGTGGGAGTGCTGCAGCGCGAATGGCTGCGAACTGCTCGGCGTCAATACGCCGCTCGGCAATGCGGAGAAGGGGGATTTCGGTCTCGGGGCACAGGCCGGCCGCGAGGCTGAGTTCCGCGATACCTTCGTGCGGTCCGCCGACTATGCGCGAGAGGCCGGCGCCTCTTCGATCCACGTCATGGCCGGGGTGGTTTCCCCCGATGTCCGGGAGCGAGCCAAGGCGGTCTTTATCGAGAACCTCGCCTTTGCGGTGGAGGCAGCGGCCGATCTCACCCTCCTGCTCGAGCCGATCAACCAGCGCGACAAGCCCGGCTATTTCTACTCCGATATTTCCACCGCCGCCGACATCATCGCCGAGGTCGGTGCGTCCAATGTGCGGATCATGTTCGACGTCTATCATGTGGCGGTCAGCGAGGGTGACGTGTTGACGCGCGTGCAACGGCACCTGCCACAAATCGGGCATGTGCAGATCGCTGCGGTCCCGAGCCGTTGCGAACCCGACGAGGGAGAAATCGCTTACGGCGCCATCTTCACGGCGCTCGAGCGGCTTGGTTATTCTGGCTGGATCGGATGCGAATACAAGCCGCGCGCCGGCACCGACGAAGGCCTCGGCTGGCTCGATGCCCTTGGCGTCTCTCTTTGA
- the otnC gene encoding 3-oxo-tetronate 4-phosphate decarboxylase: MNEGVIRDEIVKWGRSFFQRGLTGGSSGNISVRLEDGYLFTPTNSCLGFLEAERLSKVDASGKHVSGAPPTKELPLHFGFYDRRPNARAVIHLHSTYATAVSCLADTDPMDAIPPLTPYVVMRVGRVPVIPYSRPGAESVRDRIQALAGGHPAILLANHGPVVAGASLEAAAFAIEELEEGAKLSVILRGMTARHLTAENIAELNTHFRLT, encoded by the coding sequence ATGAACGAGGGCGTCATCCGCGACGAGATCGTCAAATGGGGCCGCTCCTTCTTCCAGAGGGGGCTGACCGGCGGTTCGTCGGGTAACATCTCGGTCAGGCTCGAAGACGGTTATCTGTTTACGCCGACCAACTCCTGTCTCGGCTTCCTGGAGGCAGAGCGGCTGTCGAAGGTCGATGCGTCGGGCAAGCATGTTTCCGGCGCGCCCCCGACCAAGGAATTGCCGCTGCATTTCGGCTTCTACGACCGACGTCCGAATGCGCGTGCGGTGATTCACCTTCATTCTACCTATGCGACGGCGGTGTCGTGCCTTGCCGACACGGATCCGATGGACGCGATACCGCCGCTCACGCCCTATGTCGTCATGCGTGTCGGCCGCGTGCCCGTCATTCCCTATTCGCGCCCCGGCGCCGAGAGCGTGAGGGACCGTATTCAGGCGCTGGCGGGAGGACACCCCGCCATTCTGCTTGCTAACCACGGCCCCGTCGTTGCCGGTGCCTCGCTCGAAGCGGCTGCCTTCGCGATCGAGGAGCTGGAGGAGGGCGCCAAGCTTTCCGTCATTCTGCGTGGCATGACCGCACGCCACCTAACCGCTGAAAACATCGCCGAACTCAACACGCATTTCAGGCTGACATGA
- the otnK gene encoding 3-oxo-tetronate kinase has product MLLGAIADDFTGASDLANTLAKGGMATTQFVGVPTGSERYDCEAGVVSLKTRSIAPDEAVRQSLAAVDWLEAQGCEQFLFKYCSTFDSTPQGNIGPVAEALLERTGAGMAAVCPAFPATGRRLFMGHLFVGDRLLSESGMENHPLTPMTDPDIRRWLRRQTKGEVGSVALDVVRAGPQALAEAFEARRKEGCRLVVADAVDDEDLKILGKALAGLRLITGGSGIALGLPANFRDAGLLSGARSSGAVAAGPVVALCGSCSAASQRQVAAHLSSHPGLALDPEAVMSGTMTADKAASWVMEQHTDFIPIVYSTVNPAAVARAQRELGREKLAAGIEALFADLACRLADAGFRRIVVGGGETSGAVVEALGLSSMVVGDEIDPGVPALVAERDGALGLALKSGNFGADDFFAKAAGLIGRP; this is encoded by the coding sequence ATGCTTCTTGGAGCGATAGCCGACGATTTCACCGGCGCCAGCGATCTTGCCAATACGCTCGCAAAGGGCGGGATGGCGACAACGCAGTTCGTCGGCGTGCCGACCGGCTCCGAGCGCTACGACTGCGAGGCCGGGGTCGTCTCGCTGAAGACCCGTTCCATCGCTCCCGACGAGGCCGTCAGGCAGTCGCTTGCAGCGGTCGACTGGCTCGAGGCGCAAGGATGCGAGCAATTCCTTTTCAAATACTGTTCGACGTTCGATTCAACGCCGCAGGGAAATATCGGCCCGGTGGCGGAGGCGTTGCTGGAGCGGACCGGTGCCGGTATGGCGGCGGTATGCCCGGCCTTTCCGGCGACGGGACGCAGGCTTTTCATGGGCCACCTGTTCGTTGGTGACCGGCTGTTGTCGGAATCGGGCATGGAGAACCATCCCCTTACGCCAATGACCGATCCGGACATTCGCCGCTGGCTGCGCCGACAAACGAAAGGCGAAGTCGGATCCGTCGCGCTGGATGTCGTTCGGGCGGGACCACAAGCCCTGGCGGAAGCCTTCGAAGCCCGGCGCAAGGAGGGATGCAGGCTCGTCGTTGCCGATGCGGTCGATGACGAGGATCTGAAAATCCTCGGCAAGGCGCTCGCCGGGCTCAGGCTGATCACCGGCGGTTCAGGGATCGCGCTCGGCCTTCCCGCGAACTTCCGCGATGCCGGCCTTCTTTCGGGCGCACGCAGTTCCGGCGCGGTGGCCGCCGGTCCCGTCGTTGCCTTGTGCGGTTCATGTTCCGCGGCCTCGCAGCGTCAGGTCGCCGCGCATCTCTCATCGCATCCCGGTCTCGCCCTCGATCCGGAGGCGGTCATGTCGGGCACCATGACCGCCGACAAGGCGGCGTCGTGGGTGATGGAACAACACACCGACTTCATCCCCATCGTCTACTCGACGGTGAACCCTGCGGCTGTCGCCCGCGCGCAGCGTGAACTTGGCCGCGAGAAGCTCGCGGCCGGCATCGAGGCGCTCTTCGCCGATCTCGCCTGCCGGCTTGCCGATGCGGGGTTCCGGCGCATCGTCGTCGGCGGTGGTGAGACATCGGGCGCGGTTGTCGAAGCGCTGGGCCTGTCCAGCATGGTCGTCGGAGATGAAATCGATCCGGGTGTGCCGGCTCTGGTGGCAGAACGCGACGGCGCGCTGGGCCTCGCCCTGAAAAGCGGCAATTTTGGTGCGGACGATTTTTTCGCAAAGGCGGCGGGGCTGATCGGCAGGCCATGA
- the denD gene encoding D-erythronate dehydrogenase has translation MHIMVIGAAGMIGRKLVAALVANGELGGRPIETLTLADIVAPPAPEFGGTVETVAADLSGENVAAGLVARRPDLIFHLAAVVSGEAEAEFEKGYRVNLDGTRALFDAIRLEGVREPYCPKVVFTSSIVVYGEPLPETIEDTYFLTPLTSYGTQKAIGELLLADYSRRGFFDGIGIRLPTISIRPGKPNQAASGFFSSILREPLIGQEAVLPVEESVRHWFASPRAATGFLLHAAEIDTAPLGFRRSLTMPGLAATVGEEIEALRRVVGEKAVKLIRREPNPAVAKIIAGWPQTFNARRASALGFRAETSFDEIIRVHIEDELQNTLPV, from the coding sequence ATGCACATAATGGTCATAGGCGCGGCGGGCATGATCGGGCGCAAGCTGGTTGCGGCGCTGGTCGCCAACGGAGAGCTTGGCGGCCGGCCGATCGAAACGCTGACGCTTGCCGACATCGTTGCCCCGCCGGCACCCGAGTTCGGCGGCACGGTCGAGACCGTCGCCGCGGACCTTTCCGGCGAGAACGTCGCGGCGGGCCTGGTTGCCCGGCGTCCCGACCTCATCTTTCATCTCGCGGCGGTCGTGTCGGGCGAGGCAGAGGCCGAGTTTGAGAAGGGCTACCGCGTCAATCTCGACGGCACGCGCGCTCTTTTCGACGCGATCCGCCTCGAAGGGGTTCGGGAACCCTATTGCCCCAAGGTGGTGTTCACTTCCTCCATCGTTGTATATGGAGAGCCGCTGCCGGAAACCATCGAGGACACCTATTTCCTCACGCCACTGACCAGCTACGGCACACAAAAAGCGATTGGCGAATTGCTGCTCGCGGACTATTCGCGGCGTGGCTTTTTCGACGGCATCGGCATCCGGCTGCCGACCATTTCCATCAGGCCGGGTAAGCCCAATCAGGCGGCATCCGGCTTCTTTTCCTCCATCCTGCGCGAGCCGCTTATCGGCCAGGAGGCGGTCTTGCCGGTCGAGGAGAGCGTGCGGCACTGGTTCGCCAGCCCGCGCGCGGCGACAGGGTTCCTGCTGCATGCCGCCGAGATCGACACCGCGCCGCTCGGCTTCCGTCGCTCGTTGACCATGCCCGGCCTTGCCGCGACCGTCGGAGAGGAGATAGAGGCGCTGCGCCGTGTCGTCGGTGAGAAGGCGGTGAAGCTCATCCGCCGCGAACCGAACCCGGCCGTTGCCAAGATCATCGCCGGCTGGCCGCAGACGTTCAACGCACGGCGAGCATCGGCTCTCGGCTTCCGAGCCGAAACCTCGTTTGACGAGATCATTCGCGTTCACATCGAGGATGAACTCCAAAACACGTTGCCGGTATAG
- a CDS encoding FadR/GntR family transcriptional regulator, with protein sequence MPLGEAIHKQTAKEMIRDKIVSMIASGILQVGDELPSERELATMLMVSRETVRGAVQRLAGEGIVQVSQGARTRIANVNVEVDTQRIGVTNPTSINGYALQEVHAARLLVETAVVADAANNLSAEDIGRLEDSITAQEAACDDPVRFLICDREFHLTIYYASSNKLLADFVVDLYTYLLDHRRIAMGKPGAIAKSLEDHRFIVNALKMRNPEAVSAAFAKHILRIRDTTREIDETGKETNHATAHEAKNGSPDSNRENA encoded by the coding sequence TTGCCGCTCGGCGAAGCCATCCATAAGCAGACCGCCAAGGAAATGATTCGGGACAAGATCGTTTCGATGATTGCCTCTGGCATTTTGCAGGTCGGTGACGAACTCCCAAGCGAGCGCGAGCTCGCCACCATGCTGATGGTGAGCCGCGAGACCGTTCGCGGCGCGGTCCAACGGCTGGCAGGCGAGGGCATCGTCCAGGTCTCCCAAGGCGCGCGTACTCGGATCGCGAACGTGAATGTCGAGGTCGACACGCAGCGCATCGGCGTCACCAACCCGACATCAATCAACGGCTACGCGCTGCAGGAGGTTCACGCGGCCCGCCTGCTGGTCGAGACCGCCGTGGTGGCCGACGCGGCCAACAATCTCAGCGCCGAGGATATCGGCCGGCTGGAGGATTCGATCACGGCGCAGGAGGCGGCCTGCGACGATCCCGTGCGCTTCCTCATCTGCGACCGCGAGTTTCATCTGACGATCTACTACGCTTCCAGCAACAAGCTGCTCGCCGATTTCGTGGTCGACCTCTACACTTATCTGCTTGACCACCGTCGCATCGCCATGGGCAAGCCGGGGGCGATCGCCAAAAGCCTCGAAGATCACCGCTTCATCGTCAACGCTCTGAAGATGCGGAATCCGGAGGCCGTCTCGGCGGCGTTTGCCAAGCATATCCTGCGCATCCGCGACACCACGCGCGAGATAGATGAGACCGGGAAAGAGACGAACCACGCGACGGCGCATGAAGCCAAAAACGGATCTCCCGACAGCAATAGGGAAAATGCCTGA
- a CDS encoding DUF2924 domain-containing protein — protein MKRAILWHTKHFGGVPDETRRLLSAAVRRVEQSLLSRHQCRSTAAADEERSARIGAAGVAGDCLAQDARPQCQRRTLAPGARLIREWNGQTHTVDVIEGGYVFEARVYRSLTAIAGKITGTHWSGPRFFGL, from the coding sequence TTGAAAAGGGCGATCCTCTGGCACACCAAACACTTTGGTGGTGTTCCGGACGAGACGCGCCGCCTGTTAAGCGCCGCTGTAAGAAGGGTCGAGCAGTCATTGCTTTCCCGCCACCAATGTAGAAGCACTGCGGCAGCTGATGAGGAGCGGAGCGCCAGGATCGGAGCGGCAGGGGTGGCTGGCGACTGTTTAGCGCAAGATGCGCGACCTCAATGTCAACGACGAACACTTGCTCCCGGAGCGCGGCTAATCCGGGAATGGAATGGTCAGACCCATACCGTTGATGTGATCGAAGGTGGCTATGTCTTCGAAGCCAGGGTCTATCGCTCCCTTACTGCGATAGCCGGCAAGATCACAGGCACCCACTGGTCCGGGCCGAGGTTCTTCGGGTTATGA
- a CDS encoding YggT family protein, translating to MLALIQTIIMALDIYWWLIIGSAVFSWLYAFNVVNPRNQFVGSVGNFLFRVTEPALRPIRNLLPDLGGIDISPIILLLILFFVRQFILTTIAPALI from the coding sequence ATGCTCGCGCTTATCCAGACCATCATCATGGCGCTCGACATTTATTGGTGGCTGATTATCGGCTCAGCCGTTTTCTCCTGGCTCTATGCATTTAACGTAGTCAACCCTCGCAATCAGTTCGTTGGCTCGGTCGGCAATTTTCTTTTTCGTGTCACTGAGCCCGCGCTACGGCCAATACGGAACCTTTTGCCCGATCTCGGCGGGATCGACATCTCGCCAATCATCCTGCTGCTGATTTTGTTTTTCGTTCGGCAGTTTATCCTGACGACCATCGCGCCCGCCCTTATCTGA
- a CDS encoding DUF167 family protein, with protein sequence MVDVPPFCRLSDEGLALFVRLTPKSARDAIEGAVKTADGRSHLKARVRAVPENGKANAALEKLLAKEFGVPPTSVSVTGGATARLKTVEIRGVPKELLTHLGTIFAHQ encoded by the coding sequence GTGGTCGACGTCCCGCCCTTCTGTCGGTTGTCTGACGAGGGCCTCGCTTTGTTCGTCCGGTTGACGCCCAAATCTGCACGCGACGCCATCGAAGGCGCGGTAAAGACAGCAGACGGGCGCAGTCATCTGAAAGCGCGCGTGCGCGCCGTACCAGAGAATGGCAAAGCCAACGCCGCACTGGAGAAATTGCTCGCCAAAGAGTTCGGGGTCCCCCCAACCTCGGTTTCAGTCACCGGTGGAGCCACCGCGCGGCTCAAGACAGTGGAGATCAGGGGTGTACCCAAGGAGCTCCTCACGCATCTTGGCACGATCTTCGCACACCAATAG
- the ppa gene encoding inorganic diphosphatase, whose protein sequence is MRIDAISTGDNPPEDVNVIIEVPVGGQPIKYEMDKNSGTLVVDRFLYTPMTYPGNYGFVPHTLSDDGDPIDVLVCNTRQLIPGCVINVRPIGVLIMEDNSGQDEKIIAVPSPHLTRRYENVTNYTDLPEITLQQIQHFFEHYKDLEPGKWVKIGDWMDAAAARKLIVEAVERAKASK, encoded by the coding sequence ATGCGCATAGACGCCATCTCCACCGGTGACAATCCGCCAGAAGACGTGAACGTCATCATCGAAGTGCCGGTCGGCGGTCAGCCTATCAAATACGAGATGGACAAGAACTCCGGGACGCTGGTCGTTGACCGGTTCCTCTACACGCCGATGACCTATCCGGGCAATTACGGCTTCGTGCCCCACACGCTGTCCGATGATGGCGATCCAATCGATGTGCTGGTCTGCAACACACGCCAGCTCATCCCCGGCTGCGTTATCAACGTGCGGCCGATCGGCGTGCTCATCATGGAAGACAATTCCGGCCAGGACGAGAAGATCATTGCCGTACCATCGCCGCACCTGACGCGCCGCTATGAAAACGTGACGAACTACACAGACCTGCCGGAAATCACGCTCCAGCAGATCCAGCACTTCTTTGAGCACTACAAGGATCTGGAACCCGGCAAGTGGGTGAAGATAGGCGACTGGATGGATGCAGCGGCGGCCCGAAAGCTGATCGTCGAGGCCGTCGAGCGGGCCAAGGCGAGCAAGTAA